A window from Mya arenaria isolate MELC-2E11 chromosome 9, ASM2691426v1 encodes these proteins:
- the LOC128202675 gene encoding uncharacterized protein LOC128202675 isoform X2: MFSPSMEQHNTYDLRHIGAQELMRIARTSHGEIVRLKAHRSPIQDILHTRQWHHVFLVLANNSVYIFNDEDSKDAANVFPVKEFKSVEDYKETEPRIVQVLFTEPNRESLMFKCVSTKSREIWYSKLKQSVDDPKFRDSGYITSQYSSTASWPSTSEAGSTGSGYADVGTRDDLGVARTVRRQSSPLLNITEYSRSGYAAVVTHGTLRGRKTERRQSSPSVLDITGAYCTDVTVNKEIFPRHHVNWS; the protein is encoded by the exons ATGTTTTCACCATCAATGGAACAGCACAACACATACGATCTTAGGCACATAG GTGCACAAGAACTGATGAGGATTGCTCGGACCAGCCATGGTGAAATTGTCAGATTGAAAGCACATCGAAGTCCGATTCAGGATATTCTACACACTAGGCAAT GGCATCATGTATTCTTGGTGTTGGCGAATAATTCGGTTTACATTTTTAACGACGAGGATAGTAAAGATGCAGCGAACGTTTTCCCCGTTAAAGAATTTAAAAG TGTTGAGGACTATAAGGAAACGGAGCCTCGCATCGTACAAGTGCTCTTTACTGAGCCCAACCGCGAAAGTCTTATGTTCAAATGTGTATCAACAAAGTCAAGagag ATAtggtattcaaaattaaaacaatctgTGGATGACCCAAA GTTTCGAGACTCCGGATATATAACAAGCCAATATTCCAGCACTGCATCTTGGCCAAGCACTTCTGAAGCAG GGAGCACCGGGTCGGGATATGCTGATGTTGGTACACGTGATGATTTGGGTGTGGCGAGAACTGTGAGGAGGCAATCAAGTCCTTTGTTGAACATTACAG AATACTCTCGGTCGGGTTATGCAGCTGTTGTTACACATGGTACGCTAAGAGGGCGGAAGACTGAGAGGCGGCAATCCAGTCCTTCTGTTTTAGACATTACAG GTGCTTACTGCACTGACGTCACTGTTAACAAGGAGATATTTCCCAGACATCATGTTAATTGGAGTTAA
- the LOC128202675 gene encoding uncharacterized protein LOC128202675 isoform X1 has product MFSPSMEQHNTYDLRHIGAQELMRIARTSHGEIVRLKAHRSPIQDILHTRQWHHVFLVLANNSVYIFNDEDSKDAANVFPVKEFKSVEDYKETEPRIVQVLFTEPNRESLMFKCVSTKSREIWYSKLKQSVDDPKFRDSGYITSQYSSTASWPSTSEAGSTGSGYADVGTRDDLGVARTVRRQSSPLLNITEYSRSGYAAVVTHGTLRGRKTERRQSSPSVLDITDESGSGYAVVGTRDALDGARTERRQ; this is encoded by the exons ATGTTTTCACCATCAATGGAACAGCACAACACATACGATCTTAGGCACATAG GTGCACAAGAACTGATGAGGATTGCTCGGACCAGCCATGGTGAAATTGTCAGATTGAAAGCACATCGAAGTCCGATTCAGGATATTCTACACACTAGGCAAT GGCATCATGTATTCTTGGTGTTGGCGAATAATTCGGTTTACATTTTTAACGACGAGGATAGTAAAGATGCAGCGAACGTTTTCCCCGTTAAAGAATTTAAAAG TGTTGAGGACTATAAGGAAACGGAGCCTCGCATCGTACAAGTGCTCTTTACTGAGCCCAACCGCGAAAGTCTTATGTTCAAATGTGTATCAACAAAGTCAAGagag ATAtggtattcaaaattaaaacaatctgTGGATGACCCAAA GTTTCGAGACTCCGGATATATAACAAGCCAATATTCCAGCACTGCATCTTGGCCAAGCACTTCTGAAGCAG GGAGCACCGGGTCGGGATATGCTGATGTTGGTACACGTGATGATTTGGGTGTGGCGAGAACTGTGAGGAGGCAATCAAGTCCTTTGTTGAACATTACAG AATACTCTCGGTCGGGTTATGCAGCTGTTGTTACACATGGTACGCTAAGAGGGCGGAAGACTGAGAGGCGGCAATCCAGTCCTTCTGTTTTAGACATTACAG ATGAATCTGGGTCGGGTTATGCAGTTGTTGGTACACGTGATGCGTTGGACGGGGCGAGAACTGAGAGGCGGCAATAA
- the LOC128202675 gene encoding uncharacterized protein LOC128202675 isoform X3, producing the protein MFSPSMEQHNTYDLRHIGAQELMRIARTSHGEIVRLKAHRSPIQDILHTRQWHHVFLVLANNSVYIFNDEDSKDAANVFPVKEFKSVEDYKETEPRIVQVLFTEPNRESLMFKCVSTKSREIWYSKLKQSVDDPKFRDSGYITSQYSSTASWPSTSEAGSTGSGYADVGTRDDLGVARTVRRQSSPLLNITDESGSGYAVVGTRDALDGARTERRQ; encoded by the exons ATGTTTTCACCATCAATGGAACAGCACAACACATACGATCTTAGGCACATAG GTGCACAAGAACTGATGAGGATTGCTCGGACCAGCCATGGTGAAATTGTCAGATTGAAAGCACATCGAAGTCCGATTCAGGATATTCTACACACTAGGCAAT GGCATCATGTATTCTTGGTGTTGGCGAATAATTCGGTTTACATTTTTAACGACGAGGATAGTAAAGATGCAGCGAACGTTTTCCCCGTTAAAGAATTTAAAAG TGTTGAGGACTATAAGGAAACGGAGCCTCGCATCGTACAAGTGCTCTTTACTGAGCCCAACCGCGAAAGTCTTATGTTCAAATGTGTATCAACAAAGTCAAGagag ATAtggtattcaaaattaaaacaatctgTGGATGACCCAAA GTTTCGAGACTCCGGATATATAACAAGCCAATATTCCAGCACTGCATCTTGGCCAAGCACTTCTGAAGCAG GGAGCACCGGGTCGGGATATGCTGATGTTGGTACACGTGATGATTTGGGTGTGGCGAGAACTGTGAGGAGGCAATCAAGTCCTTTGTTGAACATTACAG ATGAATCTGGGTCGGGTTATGCAGTTGTTGGTACACGTGATGCGTTGGACGGGGCGAGAACTGAGAGGCGGCAATAA
- the LOC128202675 gene encoding uncharacterized protein LOC128202675 isoform X4: protein MFSPSMEQHNTYDLRHIGAQELMRIARTSHGEIVRLKAHRSPIQDILHTRQWHHVFLVLANNSVYIFNDEDSKDAANVFPVKEFKSVEDYKETEPRIVQVLFTEPNRESLMFKCVSTKSREIWYSKLKQSVDDPKFRDSGYITSQYSSTASWPSTSEAGSTGSGYADVGTRDDLGVARTVRRQSSPLLNITGAYCTDVTVNKEIFPRHHVNWS, encoded by the exons ATGTTTTCACCATCAATGGAACAGCACAACACATACGATCTTAGGCACATAG GTGCACAAGAACTGATGAGGATTGCTCGGACCAGCCATGGTGAAATTGTCAGATTGAAAGCACATCGAAGTCCGATTCAGGATATTCTACACACTAGGCAAT GGCATCATGTATTCTTGGTGTTGGCGAATAATTCGGTTTACATTTTTAACGACGAGGATAGTAAAGATGCAGCGAACGTTTTCCCCGTTAAAGAATTTAAAAG TGTTGAGGACTATAAGGAAACGGAGCCTCGCATCGTACAAGTGCTCTTTACTGAGCCCAACCGCGAAAGTCTTATGTTCAAATGTGTATCAACAAAGTCAAGagag ATAtggtattcaaaattaaaacaatctgTGGATGACCCAAA GTTTCGAGACTCCGGATATATAACAAGCCAATATTCCAGCACTGCATCTTGGCCAAGCACTTCTGAAGCAG GGAGCACCGGGTCGGGATATGCTGATGTTGGTACACGTGATGATTTGGGTGTGGCGAGAACTGTGAGGAGGCAATCAAGTCCTTTGTTGAACATTACAG GTGCTTACTGCACTGACGTCACTGTTAACAAGGAGATATTTCCCAGACATCATGTTAATTGGAGTTAA
- the LOC128202674 gene encoding uncharacterized protein LOC128202674: MAAKGVQNSLKNISGEDANKNILKNISAQSLVTVIPKCLHEKLRKRNKFRALFGLKWSQKFVVLARACLYIYGDEMSTNYEDAFSMADFKCVNRHTKGDQYFYLTFNDPDKEHIIFSCDTNKSRKKWMKRLKEAIDEATDSGIGHDVEDEAEQSDDEDSDDEEHPSAMAAAKRPNTYFKINDSDVLQAGDCTTLNDNHGEEPQYENVSQNHSGARQLSRHVGAVTKQDKPRFADQLPKDQLVTGRDKLRSADPLPHDQPVTSRDKPQFSDPLQPDQPGTRQNKQPSAVPLSKDQPVTRQNKPRSADPLQQVQPVTRQDKQPSAIPKQTSAVYPRHHTPKGKPTKKEPLRTNAKMDKRDDMDKHLKLKPTENRNSSSSTSSSDSDAFLCVSVRGPPVVTYKTKSGSQSMMAQSKASHRPHKSSITFEKSLTHKQCTFVSGVQADDQTSTFKMERANEVKDDGPDVTDENCYENTSNISGAHDISMEHPENADQFIHRQRRIKAEFSKSDRTDTDAKIDDKARQPIISNSSSASEAQTENALVHVPGRSYSSTALNKKGGSQPIKMRVNIIEHSSKPENTIRKGLPRSYSSSELQGSAKHTLPVAHEVQEEPLYQNYQDLYVNVEIPGQNSDTTDTDTTN, translated from the exons ATGGCTGCGAAAGGAGTGCAGAATTCCTTAAAAAATATCAGTGGCGAGGATGCAAACAAGAATATCTTAAAGAACATCT CTGCTCAATCGTTGGTAACCGTCATCCCAAAGTGCTTGCATGAAAAGTTGAGGAAGCGGAATAAGTTCAGGGCACTTTTTGGTTTGAAAT GGTCACAAAAATTTGTCGTTCTTGCCCGTGCATGCTTGTATATCTATGGCGATGAAATGAGTACTAACTATGAAGATGCATTCTCTATGGCAGACTTTAAATG TGTTAACCGGCACACAAAGGGTGACCAGTATTTTTACCTGACATTCAACGATCCGGACAAGGAACACATCATTTTCAGCTGTGATACAAACAAGTCGCGAAAG AAATGGATGAAAAGGCTGAAAGAGGCAATCGATGAGGCAAC AGACTCAGGAATAGGCCATGATGTTGAAGATGAGGCTGAACAATCAGACGATGAGG ATAGCGATGATGAGGAGCATCCTTCGGCAATGGCAGCGGCGAAAAGACCCaacacttattttaaaataaatgacagtGACGTATTGCAAG ctgGCGACTGCACTACGTTGAATGACAACCACGGTGAAGAACCTCAGTATGAAAATGTATCCCAAAACCATTCAGGTGCAAGACAATTAT CCAGACATGTTGGGGCAGTAACAAAGCAGGACAAGCCGCGATTTGCAGATCAATTGCCCAAAGATCAGCTAGTAACAGGACGGGACAAGCTGAGATCCGCTGATCCATTGCCACATGATCAGCCAGTAACAAGCCGGGACAAGCCGCAATTTTCAGATCCATTGCAACCAGATCAGCCAGGTACAAGACAAAATAAGCAGCCATCAGCTGTTCCGTTGTCGAAAGATCAGCCAGTAACAAGACAGAACAAGCCACGATCCGCTGATCCATTACAACAAGTTCAGCCAGTAACAAGACAGGATAAGCAGCCATCCGCTATTCCTAAACAGACATCCGCTGTTTATCCGCGACACCACACACCTAAAG GCAAACCGACTAAAAAGGAGCCATTAAGAACTAATGCAAAAATGGACAAAAGAGACGATATGGACAAACATTTGAAGCTGAAACCAACGGAAAATAGAAATTCGTCATCGTCCACAAGTTCATCTGATTCTGACGCTTTCCTTTGTGTTTCTGTCAGAGGTCCTCCAGTGGTAACATACAAAACCAAGAGTGGTTCCCAATCAATGATGGCTCAAAGTAAGGCATCCCATCGTCCTCATAAATCTTCAATTACATTTGAGAAGAGCCTTACCCACAAGCAATGCACTTTTGTTTCCGGAG TACAAGCCGATGATCAAActtcaacatttaaaatggaAAGAGCGAACGAGGTAAAAGACGATGGTCCGGACGTTACTGATGAGAATTGCTATGAGAATACGTCAAACATAAGTG GTGCACATGATATATCCATGGAGCATCCTGAGAATGCTGACCAATTTATTCATCGGCAGCGCAGAATCAAAGCAG aaTTTTCCAAGAGTGATCGTACAGACACTGACGCGAAAATTGATGACAAAGCCAGGCAACCCATCATTTCAAACTCGTCTTCGGCTTCGGAAGCACAAACAGAAAACGCCTTGGTCCATGTGCCTGGCAGATCTTATTCTTCGACAGCATTAAACAAGAAAGGGGGATCTCAACCAATAAAGATGCGGGTCAACATTATTGAACATTCTTCAAAACCTGAAAATACGATTAGGAAAGGACTTCCAAGAAGCTATTCATCGTCAGAGTTGCAAG GTTCTGCAAAGCATACTTTACCAGTGGCTCACGAAGTACAGGAGGAACCATTATATCAAAATTACCAAG ATCTGTATGTGAATGTGGAAATACCTGGCCAAAACAGTGATACGACAGACACAGATACAACTAATTAA